The Celeribacter marinus genome window below encodes:
- a CDS encoding CpaF family protein has protein sequence MFSRYKKDDAAKAQPVPEAAAPRATAAPTGAAPHKTAVTRRVIAKAAQVVPADKEIKRKERISDIKVEMHKRLLEDLNLSALEQAPEKELRAEISAITAEALTDLGMVLNRDERATLNQNLYDEVRGLGPLETLLKDDTVNDILVNGPQQIFVERDGKLQLTDITFKNEKHLLRIIDKIVSAVGRRVDESNPYVDARLADGSRFNAMVPPVAVDGSLVSIRKFKKEKLAIDDLVRFGAFTEEMAVYLQAAVSSRLNVIVSGGTGSGKTTTLNALSSFIDDDERILTIEDTAELQLQQTHVGRMESRPANVEGKGAVSQRDCLKNALRMRPDRIIVGETRGEEVIDMLQAMNTGHDGSMTTIHANSARDGVSRLENMIAMAGIEMPLKAVRSQISSAVNLIVQASRLQDGSRRMTSITEITGMEGDVISMQEVFRYQRTGLTPDNKIIGHFTATGVRSHFSERFRMWGYDLPASLYEPTKPS, from the coding sequence ATGTTTTCGAGATATAAAAAAGATGACGCCGCAAAGGCGCAACCCGTTCCAGAAGCCGCCGCCCCAAGGGCGACCGCGGCCCCAACAGGCGCGGCCCCGCACAAAACTGCGGTGACCAGACGTGTGATCGCAAAAGCGGCGCAGGTCGTCCCAGCGGACAAGGAAATCAAACGCAAGGAACGCATTTCAGACATCAAGGTCGAGATGCACAAACGCCTGCTCGAAGATCTCAATCTCTCCGCCCTCGAACAAGCGCCCGAGAAAGAGCTGCGCGCAGAGATTTCGGCCATCACCGCCGAGGCGCTCACCGATTTGGGCATGGTCCTCAACCGTGACGAGCGCGCAACATTGAACCAGAACCTCTATGACGAGGTGCGCGGTCTTGGCCCGCTTGAAACACTTTTGAAAGACGACACCGTCAACGATATTCTCGTAAACGGCCCGCAACAGATTTTTGTGGAACGTGATGGCAAACTGCAACTCACGGACATCACATTCAAAAACGAAAAGCACCTGTTGCGGATTATCGACAAAATCGTCTCCGCCGTGGGTCGCCGCGTCGATGAGAGCAACCCCTATGTGGATGCCCGTCTTGCCGATGGATCGCGCTTTAACGCCATGGTGCCGCCCGTGGCCGTGGATGGCTCGCTCGTCTCCATTCGTAAATTCAAAAAAGAGAAACTGGCGATCGACGATCTCGTGCGCTTTGGTGCCTTCACCGAAGAAATGGCCGTGTACCTTCAGGCCGCCGTGTCCTCGCGCCTCAACGTGATTGTATCAGGCGGTACGGGGTCGGGTAAAACCACCACGCTCAACGCCCTCTCGTCTTTTATCGACGACGATGAACGCATCCTCACAATTGAGGACACCGCCGAACTTCAACTCCAACAAACCCACGTGGGCCGCATGGAAAGTCGTCCTGCCAACGTCGAGGGCAAAGGCGCCGTGTCTCAACGCGATTGTCTCAAAAACGCCCTGCGTATGCGTCCCGACCGGATCATCGTCGGTGAAACCCGTGGCGAGGAAGTGATCGACATGCTTCAAGCGATGAACACCGGCCACGACGGATCAATGACCACGATCCACGCCAACTCCGCGCGTGATGGTGTGTCGCGTCTGGAAAACATGATCGCTATGGCCGGGATCGAAATGCCGCTCAAGGCCGTGCGCTCGCAAATCTCGTCGGCTGTGAACCTCATCGTTCAGGCCTCGCGCCTACAAGATGGCTCGCGCCGCATGACATCAATCACCGAAATCACCGGCATGGAAGGTGACGTCATCTCCATGCAAGAGGTGTTTCGCTATCAGCGCACCGGCTTGACGCCCGACAATAAAATCATCGGTCACTTCACGGCGACTGGTGTGCGGTCACACTTCTCCGAGCGGTTCCGCATGTGGGGCTACGATTTGCCCGCATCGCTATACGAACCCACGAAACCCTCTTAA
- a CDS encoding type II secretion system F family protein has product MVLTIEPIIYGIVFIAVLLLVEGIYLTVFGKSISLNSKVNRRYEMLEKNGDREQVLNQLRKEMGQHLRSRQIPLYSILAEKAQKANIAFTPVQLLMVMGFLGAFAFVGLTIGTATSVPIRAIVSVVIGVGAVFVWINGKAKKRLSMIEEQLPDAVELMVRSLRVGHPFANALNIVAKEVPDPLGTEMGVIADESAYGRDVGEALKDMAERLDMQDLRFLAVAVSIQQQSGGNLAEVLDGLAKVIRSRFKLFRRVKAITAEAAWSGKFLSGFPVGALILIAVGKPDYFDTVKDTGAFIPAALIVAGFLVANVFVMKALVNIKV; this is encoded by the coding sequence ATGGTCCTTACTATTGAACCCATCATCTACGGGATTGTCTTTATCGCCGTGCTCTTACTTGTTGAGGGCATCTATCTCACCGTTTTCGGCAAGAGTATTTCGCTGAATTCAAAGGTGAACCGGCGCTATGAGATGCTTGAGAAAAACGGTGATCGCGAGCAGGTGCTCAACCAGCTTCGCAAGGAGATGGGCCAACACCTGCGCTCGCGCCAGATCCCGCTCTACTCCATCCTCGCCGAGAAAGCGCAAAAGGCCAATATTGCCTTTACGCCTGTCCAGCTCTTGATGGTTATGGGGTTTTTGGGTGCGTTCGCCTTTGTCGGCTTGACCATCGGAACCGCGACCTCTGTGCCAATACGTGCCATAGTGTCCGTCGTGATCGGGGTTGGTGCGGTGTTCGTCTGGATCAACGGCAAAGCCAAAAAGCGCCTGTCGATGATCGAGGAGCAACTGCCCGATGCGGTTGAGCTTATGGTACGTTCCTTGCGTGTCGGACACCCCTTTGCCAACGCACTAAACATTGTCGCCAAAGAAGTTCCCGATCCGTTGGGCACCGAAATGGGCGTGATCGCGGATGAAAGTGCGTACGGGCGCGATGTCGGCGAAGCTCTCAAAGATATGGCTGAACGCCTTGATATGCAGGATTTGCGCTTTCTCGCCGTGGCGGTGTCAATCCAACAACAATCAGGCGGCAACCTTGCCGAAGTACTGGATGGATTGGCCAAGGTGATCCGCTCACGCTTCAAACTGTTTCGACGCGTAAAGGCAATTACGGCTGAGGCCGCATGGTCGGGTAAGTTCCTGTCGGGCTTTCCTGTCGGCGCTCTCATCCTCATCGCGGTCGGCAAACCTGACTATTTCGACACCGTGAAAGACACAGGTGCCTTCATCCCTGCCGCCCTCATCGTCGCGGGATTTCTCGTCGCCAACGTCTTTGTGATGAAAGCTCTTGTGAACATCAAAGTTTGA
- a CDS encoding type II and III secretion system protein family protein, producing the protein MKMMNIFKAALIGCAVIGTTPTGAFADKLRVMTGAPSGTLNVPMNRAVVVESDEPFAEISVANAEIADISTLSDRSIYVLGRAPGRTTMTLLAPDGSLITNVQIQVTPDITEFKERLKQIMPGEGIEVRTANDGIVLSGVISSVTRMERAVELAERYAPGRVSNLMNIGGTQQVMLKVRFAEMARSVSKNLSSSVGFLNDINVIDPATGAIDAATNWSGGSSGTLIGAANGVTGALTAKDDALGAIKFGGSLGGVELAVVLEAMEQKGVVRTLAEPNLTALSGQQAKFLAGGEYPIPVQTPNGIVIDYKPFGVELEFIPRVVNGDQINLELKAAVSGIDSTVSYAIDGFSLNSFKRREASTTVEMRDGQSFAIAGLLQDDFQDLNGQVPWLGDIPVLGALFRSMDYQRAQSELVIIVTPHLVSPTSGAALILPTDRVRVPTEAEMFLFGKTFGGTTKPQSGGAGEVAKQDFQGSYGYVME; encoded by the coding sequence ATGAAAATGATGAATATATTTAAAGCCGCCCTTATCGGGTGCGCCGTAATTGGGACTACCCCGACAGGGGCATTCGCCGATAAACTTCGTGTCATGACTGGCGCGCCATCGGGGACGCTCAATGTCCCGATGAACCGCGCAGTTGTGGTCGAAAGCGACGAACCCTTTGCAGAAATTTCAGTCGCCAACGCGGAGATCGCGGACATCTCGACATTGTCGGATCGCTCGATCTATGTTTTGGGACGTGCGCCCGGTCGCACAACAATGACCCTTTTGGCCCCTGACGGCTCGTTAATCACCAACGTCCAAATTCAGGTCACGCCAGACATTACAGAATTTAAAGAGCGCCTGAAACAGATCATGCCCGGCGAGGGTATTGAGGTGCGCACAGCAAACGATGGTATCGTGCTTTCGGGCGTCATCTCATCGGTTACGCGGATGGAGCGCGCGGTTGAATTGGCCGAACGCTATGCACCGGGCCGCGTGTCCAACTTGATGAACATCGGCGGCACGCAACAGGTGATGCTCAAAGTCCGCTTTGCCGAAATGGCGCGGTCGGTGTCCAAAAACCTATCGTCTTCTGTGGGCTTTCTCAATGATATCAACGTCATCGACCCCGCCACCGGCGCGATTGATGCGGCGACCAATTGGTCGGGTGGTTCATCTGGGACACTCATTGGCGCAGCCAACGGCGTCACGGGCGCACTTACGGCCAAAGACGATGCACTGGGCGCAATCAAGTTTGGCGGATCTTTGGGTGGCGTCGAGTTGGCGGTCGTCCTCGAGGCGATGGAGCAAAAAGGCGTTGTACGCACTTTGGCAGAGCCGAACCTCACCGCGCTTTCGGGCCAACAGGCGAAATTCCTTGCGGGTGGAGAATACCCTATTCCAGTACAAACACCCAATGGCATCGTGATTGACTACAAACCCTTCGGTGTTGAACTCGAATTTATCCCGCGCGTGGTCAATGGCGATCAGATCAACCTCGAACTTAAGGCGGCGGTATCGGGGATCGACAGCACGGTCAGCTACGCTATTGACGGCTTTTCGCTCAATTCGTTTAAGCGCCGCGAAGCGTCGACCACGGTAGAAATGCGCGATGGTCAGAGCTTTGCAATCGCGGGCCTGTTGCAAGATGATTTCCAAGATCTCAACGGTCAGGTGCCGTGGTTGGGTGACATTCCTGTCTTAGGGGCGTTGTTCCGCTCTATGGACTATCAGCGCGCTCAATCAGAGCTGGTGATCATTGTGACACCGCACCTTGTATCGCCAACTTCAGGTGCTGCATTGATCCTTCCAACGGACCGCGTTCGCGTCCCGACCGAAGCTGAAATGTTCCTCTTTGGCAAAACCTTTGGGGGTACGACCAAGCCTCAATCCGGCGGTGCAGGCGAAGTGGCGAAACAGGACTTCCAAGGGTCCTATGGCTACGTGATGGAGTAA
- a CDS encoding OmpA family protein: protein MRVTTTTALTACALFALTACSDSKAFSGFYQEAGGYLNAGDFGNATMNNTLVHNGELKYAVNLNERFASSVPTTVNFAFNSAVLDAASRAVIARQAHFISQFPEVRFRVYGHTDLVGSDAANKRLGLRRAQAVVNELARAGISKSRLEAMVSYGESQPIVAIDQPERRNRRTVTEVSGFVESDPIVMDSRYADIVHREYIESATAPSELIKFGEEETK from the coding sequence ATGCGTGTCACGACAACAACAGCACTTACGGCCTGCGCCCTCTTTGCGCTCACAGCCTGTTCGGATTCCAAAGCATTTTCCGGCTTTTACCAAGAGGCCGGTGGCTACCTGAATGCCGGTGATTTTGGCAACGCCACTATGAACAACACCTTGGTTCATAATGGGGAACTCAAATACGCCGTGAACCTCAACGAGCGGTTTGCCTCCTCCGTGCCCACAACGGTGAACTTTGCATTCAACTCCGCCGTTTTGGACGCAGCATCGCGCGCCGTCATCGCGCGTCAGGCGCATTTCATCTCGCAATTCCCCGAGGTGCGGTTCCGTGTCTACGGGCATACCGATCTTGTCGGCTCGGACGCGGCGAACAAACGCCTTGGCCTGCGCCGCGCACAGGCAGTTGTGAACGAATTGGCCCGCGCGGGGATCTCCAAATCACGTCTTGAGGCCATGGTCTCATATGGCGAAAGCCAACCTATTGTTGCGATCGACCAACCCGAACGCCGCAACCGCCGCACCGTGACCGAAGTGTCAGGGTTCGTCGAGAGCGATCCGATTGTGATGGATAGCCGCTACGCCGACATCGTGCACCGCGAATACATCGAAAGCGCAACGGCGCCGTCCGAGCTGATCAAATTTGGTGAGGAAGAAACCAAGTAA
- a CDS encoding tetratricopeptide repeat protein: MRKIVMISLALTGAMALSGCEGAMSEVKRAKTGVNVIDESNLNELMLGAADPNEAVSYFSRSVAQDPSRSDLKRGLAKSLIRSGNADAAVKAWEAVMKHDDATSDDRVDYADALIRIGDWKGAEKQLNAVPPTHETYKRYRLEAMIADSNQEWKKADSFYETAAGLTTKPSSVLNNWGYSKLTRGEFKDAEVLFGRAITYDPSLFTAKNNMVLARGAQGKYDLPVVEMTQIERAQLLYTLGLSAVKSGDAVMGKGLIKEAIETHPQHFEAAVRSLRALEDNVTN; this comes from the coding sequence ATGCGCAAAATTGTAATGATTTCGCTAGCTCTTACGGGCGCGATGGCTCTTTCGGGATGCGAAGGTGCCATGTCCGAAGTGAAGCGGGCAAAAACGGGCGTCAATGTGATTGACGAAAGCAACCTCAACGAATTGATGCTCGGCGCGGCCGACCCTAACGAGGCTGTGTCCTATTTCTCGCGCTCTGTTGCCCAAGACCCCTCGCGCTCAGACCTAAAACGCGGGCTTGCCAAATCGCTCATCCGGTCAGGCAACGCAGACGCCGCCGTCAAGGCATGGGAAGCCGTGATGAAACACGACGACGCGACCAGCGACGACCGTGTGGATTACGCCGATGCCCTGATCCGCATTGGCGATTGGAAAGGCGCGGAAAAGCAACTCAACGCCGTACCACCAACCCACGAGACCTATAAACGCTACCGCCTTGAGGCGATGATTGCCGACAGCAACCAAGAGTGGAAAAAAGCCGATAGTTTCTACGAAACCGCAGCCGGCCTAACCACCAAGCCCTCGTCCGTGCTCAACAACTGGGGCTACTCCAAATTGACACGCGGTGAATTTAAAGATGCCGAAGTCCTGTTTGGCCGCGCCATTACCTATGACCCCTCCCTCTTTACCGCCAAAAACAACATGGTGTTGGCGCGCGGAGCACAAGGTAAATACGATCTTCCTGTTGTCGAAATGACCCAGATCGAGCGCGCACAATTGCTCTACACCCTTGGCCTGTCTGCCGTGAAGTCGGGCGATGCCGTGATGGGTAAGGGACTGATCAAAGAGGCGATTGAAACGCATCCACAACACTTCGAGGCCGCCGTGCGCAGCTTGCGCGCCCTTGAGGACAATGTGACGAACTGA
- a CDS encoding Flp family type IVb pilin encodes MKFFKLANRFNRDEDGAVTVDWVVLTSAVVGLGVAVLTTVANGTKSLGSTISADLAARTTTISGF; translated from the coding sequence ATGAAATTTTTCAAACTCGCAAACCGCTTTAACCGTGACGAAGACGGCGCTGTAACTGTTGACTGGGTTGTTTTGACATCCGCAGTTGTTGGCCTCGGCGTTGCAGTTCTCACAACTGTTGCAAACGGCACAAAGTCCCTCGGCTCCACAATCTCCGCCGACCTTGCTGCACGTACAACGACCATCAGCGGCTTCTAA
- a CDS encoding tetratricopeptide repeat protein, with amino-acid sequence MSRRLSRLPYFAAICAASLALAACNTGGLSQLKGSPYAPSGLNSSQTSIDGLLVGHRLMEAGEYELALKSYYRAAGEQGVTVDTLSAIGSANLKLGRLGQAESVLRRATDMDETFVPAWNNLGVVLMERGNYGEAERVFRIAFALDSGQSADIRDNLRLALAKIENPAYIDENESDFALVRRGTGDYLLLAR; translated from the coding sequence ATGTCGCGCCGCCTATCGCGCCTGCCCTACTTTGCCGCGATCTGCGCGGCAAGCCTCGCCTTAGCCGCGTGCAACACGGGTGGCCTCAGCCAGCTCAAGGGAAGCCCTTATGCGCCCAGTGGCCTCAACTCATCCCAAACGTCCATAGACGGGCTATTGGTCGGGCACCGCCTGATGGAGGCGGGTGAATATGAGTTGGCGCTCAAATCCTACTACCGCGCGGCGGGCGAACAGGGCGTCACAGTTGATACCCTCTCGGCAATCGGGTCTGCGAACCTCAAATTGGGCCGTTTGGGACAAGCCGAAAGTGTTTTGCGCCGCGCCACGGATATGGACGAAACCTTTGTTCCTGCATGGAATAACTTGGGCGTTGTGTTGATGGAGCGCGGCAATTACGGCGAGGCCGAACGCGTGTTTCGCATCGCATTCGCCTTGGATAGTGGCCAATCTGCCGACATACGCGACAATTTGCGCTTGGCACTCGCCAAAATCGAAAACCCTGCATATATTGATGAAAACGAAAGTGATTTCGCTTTGGTGCGTCGTGGCACGGGGGATTATCTCCTACTGGCACGCTAG
- the cpaB gene encoding Flp pilus assembly protein CpaB — protein sequence MRLIFGLVLVIGMALAGFAVHMTRGYMSTYQAELAAEKANRTQIVKTEDIFVLTKSISYGDAVTPDLVKLVRWPLDSMPEGVFRTPEELFPEGLEVPRIALRAAEAMEPILAIKVTAPGEDAGVASRLGQGMRAFAISVDVSTGVSGFLRPGDRVDVYWSGRLPGSQTDVTKLIQSSIPLVAVDQTSDGERKSPTIARTVTVEVTQEQVAALAQAQSSGRLSLALVGRDDQTTVGAVQVDQNSLLGIEEQVLVEAERARVCTVRTRKGAEIIEMPIPCAQ from the coding sequence ATGCGCCTTATCTTTGGACTTGTACTGGTCATCGGCATGGCCCTTGCTGGCTTTGCTGTTCACATGACCCGTGGCTATATGTCGACGTATCAGGCCGAACTTGCCGCCGAAAAGGCAAACCGCACCCAGATCGTCAAAACCGAGGACATTTTTGTCCTGACAAAGAGCATTTCATATGGTGACGCCGTGACACCCGATTTGGTGAAGCTCGTGCGTTGGCCACTCGACAGCATGCCCGAGGGCGTCTTTCGCACACCCGAGGAATTGTTCCCAGAGGGTCTTGAAGTCCCGCGTATCGCGCTGCGTGCCGCCGAAGCAATGGAGCCGATTTTAGCCATCAAAGTCACCGCACCAGGTGAAGACGCAGGCGTGGCCTCGCGCCTTGGCCAAGGGATGCGCGCCTTTGCGATCTCCGTGGATGTCTCGACGGGTGTGTCCGGCTTTTTACGTCCGGGCGACCGCGTCGATGTCTATTGGAGTGGCCGCCTGCCCGGCTCACAAACCGATGTCACCAAACTCATTCAGTCGTCGATCCCGCTTGTCGCCGTGGACCAGACATCCGATGGCGAGCGCAAATCGCCGACGATTGCGCGCACCGTCACCGTCGAAGTGACGCAAGAACAGGTTGCAGCCTTGGCTCAAGCACAGTCATCGGGACGCCTTTCACTGGCTCTTGTCGGGCGCGACGATCAAACAACGGTCGGTGCCGTTCAGGTCGATCAAAACTCTCTGCTTGGCATCGAAGAACAAGTACTGGTTGAGGCCGAACGCGCCCGCGTTTGCACTGTGCGCACCCGTAAAGGGGCCGAAATCATCGAAATGCCGATCCCCTGCGCACAATAA
- a CDS encoding A24 family peptidase, translating into MLTLSTGAALWFLVATTPVAFVSAFNDLKRMKLPNALVLVLVAIYVISGPFVLSFEQYLWGFAHGVIMYGVGMFLFMFAGVGAGDGKFAAAMSMFIPLADAMPVLMIFCAFLLGAFTAHRILRAVPAIRRATPDWVSWGHNKFPMGLALAGTLITYFAIATFGA; encoded by the coding sequence ATGCTGACACTTTCAACAGGTGCGGCCCTTTGGTTTCTTGTGGCCACTACGCCGGTGGCGTTTGTGAGCGCATTTAACGATCTCAAACGCATGAAATTGCCCAACGCATTGGTGTTGGTTTTGGTGGCGATCTATGTGATCAGCGGACCATTTGTGTTGTCGTTCGAGCAATATCTATGGGGCTTTGCGCACGGCGTCATCATGTACGGCGTCGGAATGTTTTTGTTCATGTTCGCAGGCGTTGGTGCGGGCGATGGTAAATTTGCCGCTGCGATGTCCATGTTCATTCCCTTGGCCGATGCCATGCCCGTACTGATGATCTTTTGCGCATTCTTACTTGGTGCATTTACGGCCCACCGCATCCTCCGCGCGGTCCCTGCCATACGCCGCGCCACACCCGATTGGGTGTCATGGGGCCACAATAAATTTCCGATGGGCCTCGCCTTGGCAGGCACGCTTATCACCTATTTCGCAATCGCAACCTTTGGTGCGTAG
- a CDS encoding AAA family ATPase, giving the protein MTSETALQTNAPLVACTISRDVQNFDLLIEDMEDALGEAWGDLSFDDARQFFRQPDSGSLKFVAVAIDQQDESALAMIAELIKSAKVQGVKVILIADEVSPMALHQLLQLGAEDFIPYPLPENALNEAIARLDRPEKAPAVDFVETSAGTLYGKSKSNRNGVVLPVQAVCGGAGATTFAVNLAWELANIEKKAPQPRVLLIDLNLQYGSVSTYLDLPRREAVYELLTSTELMDDDSFRQALVEFNDTLAVMTAPPDLLPLDFISSEDIERLIDMAKSQFDYVVVDMPTTLVNWTEAVLTASEFYFVPFELDLRSAQNIMRLRTALQAEDLPWEKLRFLLNRAPKAMDLNAKSRIKRLSENLEIAIDVQLPDGGKIVREACDQGLPLALEAAKSPLRKEIMKLAASIHAHQVEHLEAAE; this is encoded by the coding sequence ATGACGAGTGAAACTGCATTGCAGACCAACGCACCTCTGGTGGCATGTACCATCAGCCGTGACGTGCAAAACTTCGATCTTTTGATCGAAGATATGGAGGACGCACTGGGCGAAGCCTGGGGTGATCTGTCATTCGATGATGCACGCCAATTTTTCCGTCAGCCTGATAGCGGTAGCCTGAAATTCGTGGCCGTGGCCATTGATCAACAGGACGAAAGCGCATTGGCGATGATCGCGGAGTTGATCAAATCCGCCAAGGTACAAGGCGTTAAGGTGATTTTGATCGCGGACGAAGTGTCGCCCATGGCGCTGCATCAGCTGTTACAATTAGGCGCCGAAGATTTCATTCCCTACCCGCTTCCAGAGAACGCATTGAACGAGGCTATTGCACGCCTTGACCGTCCTGAAAAAGCGCCGGCAGTCGATTTTGTCGAGACATCCGCAGGCACGCTCTACGGCAAGTCAAAGAGCAACCGCAATGGCGTGGTCTTGCCTGTGCAGGCCGTGTGCGGTGGCGCAGGGGCGACAACATTCGCCGTGAACCTCGCCTGGGAACTCGCCAATATCGAAAAGAAAGCACCTCAGCCACGCGTCCTTTTGATCGACCTCAACCTACAATACGGCTCGGTATCGACCTATCTCGACCTGCCACGCCGCGAGGCCGTGTACGAGCTTTTGACCTCAACCGAGTTGATGGATGATGACAGTTTTCGTCAGGCCTTGGTCGAGTTCAATGACACATTGGCCGTGATGACCGCGCCGCCTGACCTGCTCCCGCTCGACTTCATTAGCAGTGAGGACATCGAACGCTTGATCGACATGGCCAAATCGCAATTCGACTACGTGGTCGTGGATATGCCAACCACTTTGGTCAACTGGACCGAAGCCGTTTTGACCGCCTCCGAGTTCTATTTCGTCCCGTTCGAATTGGATCTGCGCTCGGCGCAAAACATCATGCGTCTGCGCACCGCCCTTCAGGCCGAAGATTTGCCATGGGAGAAACTGCGGTTCTTGTTGAACCGTGCACCCAAAGCCATGGACCTTAACGCGAAATCACGGATCAAACGCCTATCCGAGAACCTCGAAATTGCAATTGACGTGCAGCTACCGGACGGCGGCAAGATTGTCCGAGAAGCCTGCGATCAAGGTCTCCCACTTGCCCTTGAGGCCGCCAAATCCCCGCTGCGCAAAGAGATTATGAAACTCGCCGCATCGATACACGCCCACCAAGTAGAACATTTGGAAGCCGCCGAATAA
- a CDS encoding Flp family type IVb pilin encodes MKFFKLANRFNRDEDGAVTVDWVVLTSAVVGLGVAVLTTVANGTKSLGSTISADLAARTTTISGF; translated from the coding sequence ATGAAATTCTTCAAACTCGCAAACCGCTTTAACCGTGACGAAGACGGCGCTGTAACTGTTGACTGGGTTGTTTTGACATCCGCAGTTGTTGGCCTCGGCGTTGCAGTTCTCACAACTGTTGCAAACGGTACAAAATCGCTCGGCTCGACAATCTCCGCAGATCTCGCAGCTCGCACAACTACAATCAGCGGCTTCTAA
- a CDS encoding type II secretion system F family protein — MTDLFTKLLGEELGPFGPLILIGVLGAVMILAALLMLMNKRRDPFDRLTDSSHGKDRHVKGAKLRDEKKVDKLQKYAAFLEPQNEEEYSAAQLTLIQAGYRGKNAVRMFHFSQFALGLSLLAFGLILAMIKSQTQELSTQAMIMHIILPGGIGYYFPKYWVTRRVEARKEEITNGFPDALDLMLVCVEAGQSLDQSIIRVAREIRSGFPALADEFDIVSFEIKAGKDKVNVLRDMAERAGVADVASFVTVLIQSQAFGTSIADALRIYAAEMRDKRVMRAEEAANKLPTKMTLATMMLTVPPLLIILIGPSVYDIYTLLNTTKF; from the coding sequence ATGACGGATCTTTTTACAAAACTACTCGGTGAAGAGCTTGGCCCCTTTGGTCCGCTGATCTTAATCGGTGTGCTTGGCGCCGTGATGATCCTCGCGGCGTTACTGATGCTGATGAACAAGCGGCGAGATCCGTTTGACCGCCTGACGGATTCAAGCCACGGCAAGGATCGCCATGTCAAAGGGGCGAAACTGCGCGACGAAAAAAAGGTCGACAAGCTCCAAAAATATGCGGCCTTTCTCGAACCGCAAAACGAAGAAGAGTATTCCGCAGCACAGCTCACCCTCATTCAGGCGGGGTATCGCGGCAAGAACGCCGTTCGCATGTTCCACTTTTCACAATTCGCATTGGGCCTGAGCCTTTTGGCGTTTGGTCTGATCCTCGCCATGATCAAAAGCCAGACACAAGAACTTAGCACCCAAGCAATGATCATGCATATCATCCTTCCGGGTGGTATTGGATACTACTTCCCAAAGTATTGGGTCACGCGCCGCGTTGAAGCCCGTAAGGAAGAAATCACCAACGGCTTTCCCGATGCGCTCGATCTCATGCTGGTTTGTGTTGAGGCGGGTCAATCACTGGATCAGTCAATTATCCGCGTTGCTCGCGAAATCCGTTCCGGCTTTCCCGCCCTTGCCGACGAATTCGACATCGTCAGTTTCGAGATCAAGGCGGGCAAGGATAAGGTCAATGTTCTACGCGATATGGCCGAACGCGCTGGCGTGGCCGATGTTGCGTCCTTTGTGACGGTACTTATTCAATCACAGGCCTTTGGGACGTCCATTGCCGATGCATTGCGGATATACGCCGCCGAAATGCGTGATAAACGCGTGATGCGCGCCGAAGAGGCCGCAAACAAGTTGCCTACCAAGATGACCCTTGCCACAATGATGCTCACCGTGCCGCCGCTGTTGATCATCCTGATTGGTCCGTCGGTCTATGATATTTACACGCTGCTCAACACCACAAAGTTCTAG